One window of the Colletotrichum lupini chromosome 9, complete sequence genome contains the following:
- a CDS encoding carboxylesterase: MSKTTNQGPNWRLTLGLPLAVAGICAYLWTGQNGASQSTTSKYSSIASVTINQGTIAGRLVTDGTFSEPLEGFMGIPYALPPVGQLRFRHAVPVPSGNGTLEAFELGPRCPGKQLVPFTDDEWLGPDWESEDCLTINVYRPKGHTAAAKKLPVAVMIPGGAFNRGAARMHNTPSMLAWSEEPWIGVSMQYRIGVAGGMNSALTKKEGLLNLGLKDMYVALEWVQKNIAAFGGDPDDVTIMGLSAAAHGIGHLIMDINQKKTLFHKAIMDSGGHTARVVHPPESKLNEAHFEEFLELTGCGNRPEHEILPCLRALPSSTIIESGQKIYEQSNPSVRWAWQPVLDEDIISRRPIDAWKSGKWNKVPILIGSAHNEGAMYVPKMASTSEDFDNFFRTLLPQLSDKDIADLNKLYSDPSKNPDSEYVETRPLDIGSQYKRAEAAYGHYAYTCPVRQTAIWGSKSSSDPPVYLYHWALNKTALYGANHGDQMRYQTYNAEVRSISPKQDEIAGFMHAYATSFIVHGDPNRIKGRFDGRPKWLPFPGQGGRKVGKTMIFGEGNDERAGGSGLGASAELLDYKWAEKECNFWWKQTENFED; this comes from the exons ATGTCGAAGACGACAAACCAGGGTCCCAACTGGCGATTGACATTGGGTCTTCCGCTAGCCGTTGCTGGGATTTGCGCCTATCTTTGGACAGGGCAGAATGGAGCTAGCCAGTCGACTACATCAAAGTACAGCTCAATAGCTTCGGTCACGATCAATCAAGGCACTATTGCGGGCAGACTTGTGACCGACGGCACATTCTCAGAACCACTGGAGGGTTTCATGGGAATCCCATATGCACTTCCTCCAGTCGGACAATTAAGATTCAGACATGCAGTCCCGGTGCCGTCTGGGAATGGAACACTGGAGGCATTTGAGCTTGGTCCAAG ATGCCCGGGAAAGCAGCTTGTTCCTTTCACAGATGACGAATGGCTCGGCCCTGACTGGGAAAGCGAAGACTGTCTGACGATCAATGTGTATCGGCCCAAGGGGCACACGGCCGCTGCCAAAAAGCTGCCCGTTGCTGTGATGATTCCTGGCGGGGCCTTCAACCGTGGTGCTGCACGGATGCATAATACCCCGTCTATGCTGGCGTGGTCTGAGGAACCCTGGATCGGCGTGTCGATGCAATATCGAATTGGCGTTGCCGGTGGGATGAACAGTGCACTGACGAAGAAAGAGGGTCTGCTTAACCTCGGACTGAAAGACATGTATGTGGCTTTGGAATGGGTTCAAAAGAATATCGCGGCTTTTGGTGGTGATCCTGATGATGTGACTATCATGGGGTTATCCGCCGCGGCGCATGGA ATCGGACATCTCATCATGGATATCAACCAGAAGAAGACTCTCTTCCATAAAGCCATCATGGACTCGGGAGGCCACACTGCTCGAGTTGTGCATCCGCCTGAGTCTAAGCTGAATGAAGCTCATTTCGAAGAGTTCCTTGAACTCACCGGCTGCGGTAACAGACCTGAGCACGAGATACTCCCCTGTCTTCGAGCACTGCCATCCTCCACAATCATCGAGTCTGGCCAGAAGATATATGAGCAATCCAACCCTTCTGTGCGATGGGCTTGGCAACCGGTGCTAGACGAAGACATCATTTCAAGGCGACCAATCGACGCATGGAAGTCAGGAAAATGGAACAAAGTCCCAATCTTGATAGGATCTGCCCATAACGAAGGAGCAATGTACGTTCCCAAGATGGCATCAACCTCTGAAGACTTTGACAATTTCTTCCGCACACTCTTGCCCCAACTTTCGGACAAGGATATAGCAGATTTGAACAAACTCTACTCAGATCCTTCGAAGAACCCTGACTCGGAATACGTTGAGACTCGACCTCTTGATATTGGATCACAGTACAAGCGCGCCGAAGCTGCGTACGGTCACTATGCGTACACATGCCCCGTTCGTCAGACTGCGATCTGGGGAAGCAAGTCATCAAGTGACCCTCCCGTGTACCTCTACCACTGGGCCTTGAATAAGACGGCACTATACGGCGCCAATCACGGCGACCAGATGCGTTATCAGACTTACAATGCCGAGGTCAGGTCCATTTCACCAAAGCAAGATGAGATTGCCGGCTTCATGCACGCGTACGCAACATCCTTCATTGTTCATGGCGACCCGAACAGGATCAAGGGCAGGTTTGATGGTCGCCCTAAGTGGCTACCCTTTCCAGGCCAGGGAGGCAGAAAGGTAGGGAAGACAATGATCTTCGGTGAGGGCAACGACGAGCGTGCTGGTGGATCTGGCCTGGGGGCTTCGGCTGAGCTTTTGGACTACAAGTGGGCGGAGAAAGAGTGCAACTTTTGGTGGAAGCAGACGGAAAACTTCGAAGACTAA